The DNA region ATCTTGTTTCAGTACAAGTCCGTAGAGAGGGTGGCCGGGATGGTGGAACGCATGATCACGGATGCGGACTTGCGTTCCCGGCTGAGCCGGGCCGCGCGGGAGCGGATGCGCACCTATCAGGAACAATCGCATCCCCGGCGCCTGGTGGAGTGGTTGAAAGAAACATGATCCGGGTCGGAGCGGTTGTGCAGCGCTACGGCGAGGGAGTTGTCGGCGGCGCTGAAACTCTGGCCCGGGATGTGTGTGAGCGTCTCAATGCGTCGGGATGCGATGTGACCGTCTTTACCACAACGGCTCTGGATTACGTTAGCTGGGCGAATGAGTTTGTTCCGGGTGAATCCATTCTGCGGGGGGTTCGAATCCTGCGATTCCCCGTGGTGAAACAACGGGATATTGATGCATTCAACCGGTTCTCGGCGGAATTTTTCGAAGCTGTCCCCCAGGACCGGGATGAGCGGCAGTGGATTCTGGAACAGGGTCCCCAAAGCCCGGATCTGCTCCGGGCCCTGGAAACCGATTACCGGGATTACGATGTTTTCCTGTTTTTCACCTACCTGTATTTGCCTACTGTTTTGGGCATGGACAAAGTGGATCGTCCCATCGCCCTGTTTCCCACGGCTCACGATGAGCCGCCGCTGTACCTGAAAATCATGCGGCGGGTCTTTGAGCGTCCGGAGCGCTTGTTTTTTCTGACCGGGGCGGAACAGGAATTGGTTCAACGCGTGTTTGGGCGTAGCCAAGGTATGGAACTGGTGCGCACCGGAGTAAACCTTCCCGCAGACATTGATCCCGAGATGTTTCGCAGGAATCAATTTATTTTCGGTGCATACATGTTGTACGCGGGGCGAATCGAACGGGGCAAAGGTCTGGAAGAAGTGTTTGACGCTTACTCATCGCTGCGCCGTCACCACCTGGTGGACCTGGTTCTGCTGGGTCGCCGGCTCATGGAGATTCCCGAAGTGGAAGGCATTCGTTATGCCGGGTTCGTTTCTGAACCGGAGAAACTGTCGGCTTTCCGTGGAGCCGTGTTTTCGCTGCAACCGTCCCCGCTCGAGAGCCTTTCCATCACCACGCTGGAGTCCTTCGCACAGGGAACCCCGGTATTGGCCAATCGCCGCAGCCCGGTGTTGGCTGAACATGTCAACCTGTCAGGCGGGGGACTGCTTTACGCGGATCCCGGTGAGTTGGAAAGCGAGGCTTCCCGCCTTTTTTCCAGCCCCGGGTTGCGACGGCGCATGGGCGAAAAGGGGCGTGCTTATGTGTATCGCCACTTTGATTGGGAACGGGTGATTCAGTCCATCCGCGCCGCAATCGTTCAACTTGCCGAAAACTGAAGTTGCTTTTCGCAAAGCAATCGCCATGTAACTGAAAATGTGGTACACTATATTTTCCCTTCTGATTGTCCGTTGACGCGGATCCACCAGGAGCAAGGAACCCCAAAAATGCATCAAATCAGGAATATCGCCATTATTGCACATGTAGATCACGGCAAGACCACATTGATAGACGCCATTTTGCGCCAGACCGGAGTGTTCCGCCGCAACCAGCCGGTGGTTGCCCGCGTCATGGACAATACCGACCTGGAAAGGGAGAAGGGGATCACCATTTTTTCCAAAAACGCCGCCTTTGTCTATCGGGATTGCAAAGTGAATGTGGTCGATACCCCGGGTCATGCCGATTTCGGGGGCGAAGTGCAACGCATCCTGCGCATGGTGGATTCGGTGTTGCTGTTGGTGGACGCTTTTGAAGGACCCATGCCCCAGACCAAGTACGTCTTGAAAAAATCGCTGCAACTCGGGTTGGCGCCGATCGTGGTGATAAACAAGATCGACAGGCCCAATGCCCGCCCCGCAGAGGTGCTGGACGCGGTTTTTGACTTATTCGTGGAATTGGAAGCGGATGACAAGCAACTGGATTTTCCGGTTGTTTACGCTTCAGCGCGGGACGGTTTCGCCAGGTACGATCCGGATGGTGACAACACGGACCTGACCCCCCTGTTGGATACAATCATTCATCACGTGGCCGAGCCCGGAGGTGACGCCGACGCTTCGCTGCAGGTACTGGTTTCGGCCGTCGCTTACGAGTCCTTCCTGGGAAGGATCGGCACCGGCCGCATCCACAACGGCACGATCCGCCGCAACCAGGATGTCGTCCGCATTCGCGGTGCCGGTGAATGCGGCTCCTTCCGCGTTTCCCGCATGTTCACTTACCAGGGTTTGGAGCGGAAAGAAGTTGAATCCGCTCACGCGGGCGAGATCGTGTCGGTGGCCGGTATCAGTGATATTGACGTGGGTGAGACGATTTGCCAAATGGAATCTCTAGTGCAGATCCCGGTGATCCACATCGATCCGCCGACCATGGCCATGACATTCATGGTCAACGATTCCCCATTCTCCGGGAATGAAGGGCGATTCGTGACATCCAGGCATCTATTGGCCAGGCTGAGGCGGGAACAGCGCGACAATGTGAACCTGCGCGTTGATGAGACGAATACCCAGAACGCATTCCAGTTGAAAGGGCGGGGGGCTTTGCAGTTTGCCGTACTGATGGAAAAAATGCGGCGGGAAGGCTATGAATTCCAAGCCTCCCGCCCGGCGGTCATTTTCCAGGAGTCGCCCCAGGGGTTACTGGAGCCGGTGGAAACAGCCACCGTGGATGTGGCGGAAGAGTTTTCGGGAGTGGTGATTGAGATGTTCGGTCAACGCCGGGGTGAACTCATCCACATGAGTAACGGCAGCGGAGGGTACACCCGCCTGGAGTTCCGCATTCCGGCCCGGGGCTTGATCGGCATGAATGGAGATTTTCTTACCGCAACGCGGGGCACAGGGATATTGAACCACGTGTTTCATGCGTACGAGCCGCACAAGGGAGAAATCAGGCGGATCGTCAAGGGTGTACTG from Candidatus Aminicenantes bacterium includes:
- a CDS encoding glycosyltransferase, producing MIRVGAVVQRYGEGVVGGAETLARDVCERLNASGCDVTVFTTTALDYVSWANEFVPGESILRGVRILRFPVVKQRDIDAFNRFSAEFFEAVPQDRDERQWILEQGPQSPDLLRALETDYRDYDVFLFFTYLYLPTVLGMDKVDRPIALFPTAHDEPPLYLKIMRRVFERPERLFFLTGAEQELVQRVFGRSQGMELVRTGVNLPADIDPEMFRRNQFIFGAYMLYAGRIERGKGLEEVFDAYSSLRRHHLVDLVLLGRRLMEIPEVEGIRYAGFVSEPEKLSAFRGAVFSLQPSPLESLSITTLESFAQGTPVLANRRSPVLAEHVNLSGGGLLYADPGELESEASRLFSSPGLRRRMGEKGRAYVYRHFDWERVIQSIRAAIVQLAEN
- the typA gene encoding translational GTPase TypA — its product is MHQIRNIAIIAHVDHGKTTLIDAILRQTGVFRRNQPVVARVMDNTDLEREKGITIFSKNAAFVYRDCKVNVVDTPGHADFGGEVQRILRMVDSVLLLVDAFEGPMPQTKYVLKKSLQLGLAPIVVINKIDRPNARPAEVLDAVFDLFVELEADDKQLDFPVVYASARDGFARYDPDGDNTDLTPLLDTIIHHVAEPGGDADASLQVLVSAVAYESFLGRIGTGRIHNGTIRRNQDVVRIRGAGECGSFRVSRMFTYQGLERKEVESAHAGEIVSVAGISDIDVGETICQMESLVQIPVIHIDPPTMAMTFMVNDSPFSGNEGRFVTSRHLLARLRREQRDNVNLRVDETNTQNAFQLKGRGALQFAVLMEKMRREGYEFQASRPAVIFQESPQGLLEPVETATVDVAEEFSGVVIEMFGQRRGELIHMSNGSGGYTRLEFRIPARGLIGMNGDFLTATRGTGILNHVFHAYEPHKGEIRRIVKGVLIASEAGVSVGFALHNLQERGVIFIDPGMPVYPGMIVGEHSRENDLVVNVCKTKKLTNMRAAGSDDAVRLVPPRRFSLEQAIEYINDDELLEITPANVRMRKRLLDIHARKRENKARSA